Below is a window of Fulvitalea axinellae DNA.
AAGAAGGTGACCTGCTCTTGCTTGACGCCGGTGCAGAAGTGCGGTCGGGTTACGCCGGCGACCTTTCCAGCACCATCCCGGTCTCCGGACAGTTCACCGCCAGACAACGGGAGGTTTACGACGTCGTCTACAGCGCCCACTTGGCTGCGATGGACACGCTCAAGCCCGGCACCGAATTCACCGAAACTCACCGGGCCGCATGTCTGAAAATCGCCGAAGGCATGAACAGCCTCGGGCTTATGAAAGGCGATCCGGCCGAAGCAGTCGCCCAAGGCGCCCATGCGCTGTTTTTCCAATGCGGCACCGGCCATATGATGGGGCTTGACGTCCACGATATGGAAAATCTCGGCGAGCAGTACGTAGGCTACACCGACACGAAACTCAAAAGCACGCAATTCGGCCTGAAGTCTTTGCGTTTGGGCAAAGCGTTGGAGCCCGGATTCGTAGTCACCGTAGAGCCGGGAATCTATTTTATTCCTGAACTGATTGACCGTTGGAAAGCCGAAAAGAAATTCGAAGACTTTATCAACTACAGCGAAGTGGAAAAATATAAAGACTTCGGAGGCATCCGCAACGAGGAGGACGTCCTGATTACCAAAGACGGAAGCCGCACCCTCGGCAGGAAAAAAACACAGTCCGCCGACGAACTCGAAAGCCTGATGGCCTCAATAACCGAGACAGTCTGACCCACTTAAGCCAGCGCATAGATCTTTATACGCTGGCTTTTTTTGCAAAACAACCTCCTCTTTTCCGTCACTGGGACGATTTCCACCCCCACTCGCTGTTTTCTCCCGTTTTCACCCGACCCCAATAAACCGATCGCCCTCCCCGAGCTTATTGGCTATTAATTTTTGCGCCACTAGTTTTGAAGTAAGATATTTGTTGAACGCCTATCTTTTTCAAAATGAGAAGACTACTGCACAATTATTTTATCATTCTCCTGCTTTTTTTCGGGATTTGGTCCTGCAAACCAGCCCCAACGATTCAGGGCAGGGAGAATATGAATTTCAATAAAAACTGGACCTTCACCAAAGCCCAACCGAAAGGCGACTCTTGGAAAACCGCCGGCTTCGACGATAGCAAATGGGATCAGGTAATGATTCCGCACACTATGCAAGTCGAAGAATTGGTGATGAAAAGACAATGGCAAGGCAAAGGCCGGTACCGCAAAACTTTCAGTCTTCCGCAAGAGCGCAAAGGTCAAAACGTATTGCTCCGCTTCGAAGGTGTAATGACCGTGGCCGACGTTTGGCTCAACGGCCAGAAGCTCGGAAGACACGAGGGTGGCTTCCTTCCCTTCGTTTATGACATCACGCCACACGCCAAATTCGGCGAGGAAAACATCTTGGCGCTGACCGTAGACAATAACGACAACCCAGAGGTTCCTCCCGGAAAACCCATTTCCAAACTCGACTTCGCCTCTTACGGAGGAATCTACCGTAACGTGAACCTGATCTTCCGCGAACCGCTCCATATTACCGAAGACGTGGAGATCAACCGCATCGGTGGCGGAGGAATTACCGCCACTTTTCCCGAAGCTTCTGAAAAACAGGCGCTGGTTTCGGCCAAAGCCAATATCCGTAACACCGGAAAAGAGAAACGTCGCTTTACGCTCAAGAACACTTTGTTGGAGAATGGAAGAGCCGTAAGCTCCGCCAACACGGAAAATCTTGACCTAGCTTCAGGCCAAGACCTGAATTTCACTACGGAAATGACCGTGGACAAGCCCAACCTTTGGTCGCCTGAAAATCCGCATCTCTACACTCTTCGCACCGAAGTGTTGGAGAACGGGAAACCTGTGGATATGGTGGAAACCCGTATCGGTATCCGCCGAATCGGGTTTGACGGGGAGCGCAGGTTCCTTATCAACGGAAAGCCGACGTATCTCCGTGGCGCCAACCGCCATCAGGAGTACCCGTACGTAGGCTACGCCATCTCGCCGGAGGCAGATTACCGCGACGCCTACAAAATCAAGCAAGGCGGTTTCGACTTTATCCGCCTTTCGCATTACCCGCACTCGCCTGCTTTTATGGACGCCTGCGACGAGCTGGGAATCGTAGTGATGAACTGCATCCCAGGCTGGCAGTTTATCGGCAACGACAAGTTCAAAGATTTGGCCGTACGCGACGTTCGCGAGATGATCCGCCGGGACAGAAACCACGCCTGCGCCATGATTTGGGAAACCTCTCTCAACGAAAGCTGGCAAGACGAAACGATGAGAAAGCGCTTCAACGACGCGGCCAAAGAGGAACTCCCCGGCGATCAGAACATCACCTCGAGTTGGCAGGAAGGCGACTTCGATATGTTTGTGGAAGCCAGACAGCACGGCGGTTGCCAGTACGACCGCAAAGGCGTGCATCGTCCGCTTAACGCGCCGGTATTGGACAACAAACCGTCGATAGTGAGCGAATACGGTGATTGGGAATATTACGCCCAAAACCACGGCTTCCACCAAACCGAATTCAAAGGGCTGAAGAAAGAGCACCGCAACAGTCGCCAACCGCGCGGCGCCGGCGAAGTTCGCTTGATCCAGCAGGCCTTTAACTACCAAGAGGCCCATAACGACAACCTCAGGTCAAGAGCTACGGGCGACGCCATCTGGGTAATGTACGATTACAACCGCGGTTATTCTCCCGACCTCGAACACTCCGGCCCGATGGATATTTTCCGCCTGCCGAAGTTCGCCTACCGTTTCTTCCAAAGCCAGCGGGACGCCAGCGAGAACGTCAAGGATCAGCCACACGGTCCTGTACTCCATATCGCGTCGTATTGGACCGAAAAGTCGAAACCGCACGTACGCGTATACGCCAACGCCGACGAAGTGGAGCTGTTCCTCAATGGCAAATCGATAGGCAAACGCAAGGCCGATACCGACGAGGCCTCCACGGAGCTAAACTACCCTCCATTCTCTTTTGACCTGAATAAATTCGTACCCGGAGAGCTGAAGGCCGTGAGTTATCTCAAAGGAAAAAAACAGGCCGAGACAAGCGTACGCACACCGGGAAAGGCCTCAAAACTTAGCCTTACGGCCGATATTTCGGGTAAAAAATTCAAGCCGGAGAGCGGTGATATGATCTTTGTCTACGCCACGATAACCGACGCCAACAGCACCACCGTTCCCGACGCCCAAAACGAGATCACGTTTAGCGTGGAAGGTCCGGCCAAGATCATCGGCCAAAACCCGATAAAGGCCGAAGCCGGAATAATCGGAGCTTTGGTAAGGGGTACGGGCAAAGCCGGAACAATCACCGTAAGCGCCAAAAGCGTAGGACTGAAAAGCGGAAAGATTACGCTATAAGGCGTATTGGTTTTAGGTACTATTTCTGACAACCTAACTCTGTTACACATTGAGAAAAAATCCCCAGAGACTATGACCTCTGGGGATTTTCTTTATTCAAAAAACACTACTTAACATCGGGGTTCCAACACTATTTTTCTCCGACATGCCTAGATGTTTACCTCTGACATCACTCGTTGTACGGCTTTGACATGTCTAGATGTCTGTTATCTACATTATTCTTTGTCGAACATCCACCTACTTTGAGGCAAAAATCAAAGGCGTTCGTAGGTTGGCTCTACCGGCACTTCATAAAGTGCGGGGGCGGATTCCTCGCTGACCATCACTTGATCCAATACCAAGTTTGGGTCCAGTACATACACCCGTACGGTATGTTCGCCGGCAGGCAAGTCTGTCAACAGCTCGGCCGTGGCCTGATTGCGGAAAGTATTGGCTTGCCAAGTTCTGCTTCGGCCTTTGGTCCTTACGCTCAGGATTTCCGGCTGTTGGCCGTCTATCTGAATCGCCACCCTCAGTTTATCGCCGTAGCGGAGCGGGTGAGTCGGTAGGCAACGTACGCTTACTTTTGCCTTCAAATCGCCTTCGGAGCGGAAAACGTATTCAGTGTAAGGAGCGCGATCCACCACCTCAATGTTTTTCAGCACCTGCTGATCCGTCGGCGTCAAGCCTTTTTGGCTATGACCGAGTCCCTCCACGGTAATCCACTGGCCTTTGCCCTTGGCGTAGTCTGCGGCGGCGAAGCCCAAATATGGGTTTTCGGCCGACAACGTCCGGCGTCCGGCACGGCCCGTTACGTTCAGGATAATCTTCTGCCCGTTCGCCTCTATTGTCAGTTTACCTTCGGGGTTGCCTTTGGCCTTGCTCTGGTCCAATGACAACCAGATGCGCTTGCTTTCCTCGAACTCGCCTTTCGACTCCTCCAAACGGATCCATTTCGGAGCTTTGGCTTTCCACTTCACGGACTTTCCGTCGTTGGCCACCAATTCCACAAAGCGGGATTGCGAAACGGTAACCTCACGAACGGAAGCTCCGCTTTCCACCGCTTTAGCGTTGCCTTCGGCATAAACCGACACGCCTGCGGCAGTAGCTTTCACCGCCTCCGGCAAAACCGGCTTGCGGAACACGGCCAAACCGCGCGGTGCCTCCGACATCATCTTGTCCCATTTGCCATTGAGCATTTCCTTGTTGTAATATTTGGTCATCAGGCGAATGCTGTCATAGGCTTGCTGAGACATGCCGGCGTAGTCGTTCGCTACCGGCAAGCCTTGCTTGGCGTAGAAACGGGCCTTGTGGGCGTAAACCATCTTGCGGTTCATCAGGCCCGCGGCCACTACCGGATATTCCACCAGCTGGTAAAAAGCGTCTTGGCGCAGGGCCGGCACCTTTTTCTTCAGCGCCTCTACCCTTGCGCGCAAGCTTCCGTACTCGGCCAAGCGGGATTCGGCCTCGTCGCCGGCTTCGAAGAAATTGAATCCGGTGTCTTTTACCGGCGTTTTGGGCTCTACCCTGTTCCATCCCATAAACTCCGGACGACGGATAAAGGCCAAACGGTAATATTCTTTCATCACGGCCGTCAGCTCGTCGGCGTTCTCCTGTCCGAACATATCGGCGTTCCATTGGCGCATATGACCGTAAATGTCACCGGCGTTGGCCACGCTGATATCGTAAGCCAAGTCCAGGGCGAAACTCATATTGTATTCGGCCGGCTTGATGTCGCCCACGTTGAACACCCAGATATTTCGGACATCGTTGTCATAAGCCCGGCGCATCTCGTACCACAGCACCGAAGGCGCCGTGCTTGAAAGCCAAAGGTAATCGTGCGGCGTGCCCCAGTAAGAGAGGTGATAGTATACGCCCGCACCGCCCGAACGCTTGCGCTCTGCGTCGTTGCTTACCCGGCGGAGGTAGCCGTAGTTATCGTCACACCACATCAGCGTGATGTCTTCGGGCAAAGTCACGCCTTTGTCGTAGATGTTCAGCACTTCTTTGTAAGGGATAAAAGCCTGCGGCACTTTCGAAGCTTCGGCGTCCACGTGTTTGCTGAGCAACGAACGTTGGCTACTGATCACCTCGTTGAGGATACGTGCTCCGTCGGAATCGCCTTTGGCGCCACTCATATGGCCGTCGTGCAGGCCGCGCATGCCCATGGTGTATACGCTCTCGTAACGCTTGGTCTCCTCCACGCGCGATTCCCAGTAGGCGTTCACGTTGTCTTTGTTGGACACAAAGTTGTACGAGCCCTTGCCGTCACGTTTCCATTCGTCCACGTTGTTGCGGAGCATCGGTTCGCAGTGCGAAGTACCGACTACTATGCCGTATTTGTCGGCTACTTCCTTGTTTTTCGGATAATGGTAGAAGGCTTTTGTACAGTGGTGCATCGCCGGCCAGATCAGGTTGGCGCGCGAGCGGAGCAAGAGCTCGAAGATCTTGGCGTAAGTCTTCGGTCCGATATCGCCTGTTTCCGGCTCAAAAGTTTTGGCGGCCCAAGGCTGAAGGCCCCAGTCCTCGTCGTTTAGGAAAATACCACGGAACTTCACGTCCGGTTCCTTGGAGAGATAAGGTAAGCCCGCCAAGCGCACGTTCTTCCTGCGCTCGGGCGTAACGTCGGCCCACCACGCCCAAGGCGATACGCCCGCGGTACGGGAGATCTCCAACAGTCCGTAAGCCACGCCACGCCTGTCGCTACCGCAAACCACCAGTGCCTTGCCCGGCTTACCGAACGGCTTATCGACTTGGCTCAGCGTATAGCTTTCCCACTTTCCCGAAAGGGCCAAAGTATCCAGCTTGCCGGAAGTAGCGAGCTTCTTGATAAGCGGGCTCCGCAAAGTACCCACGATAATGGACGTTCCCGAAAGCTCCGCCTCCGAAGCCAGCACCTTCGGCGACAGCCCGGTAACCGCCCGCATGTCATCACGGAACATGGAGATAGCCGTCCGCACCACTTCGCGTTCGCCTGGATCAGACAAAATACCTGTGGCCAAGCCCTCGGCCACTACTGGAAAACCACCGGCCCCGAGCCGTAGCCCCTGCCCAAAGCTTCCGTGGCACAAGGCCGTGGCCAGGAAGCATACCAAAAAGATTTTTTTCAACATCGCTGTTCCGTTCTTTGGAGAATTAATGAAGTTGTTTCTATTGTAATCCGCCATAAGAGTCAACGCTACAGGCTGTGACGTTTTGCGACTCATTAATGGGATGGCTTTGACCGTACCCCTGTCCTTGGGACAATACGGAACAAAGCAATAGAAAAGTAATTAGTAGAATGTTTTTCATAATAGTCTGGCTGATGCCGACAAGCAATTAGAGCAATAAACAAGAATGTAAACTAGAGAGTCAATCCACTCATATCGATAAACAGAACACTCCCCCACGATTTCCCAAACAGGTACGGTAGTGTAAATCGTCCCTGAGCAGATCCCCGAGCACTAAGCGGGCTCCCAATTTTTAAGAAAAGTATAGGGAATAAAAAAGCGGTTGCGCCTCCCCAGAGAGCGCAACCTTGCATATTAAACAGTCACTAGTTTTAGTACCCCGGATTTTGGGTAATATTCGGATTCTCATCCATCAGCTTCCTCGGTATCGGGAACAGTACGTGATGCTCCGCGGCGTCAAGGCGACCAAGCTCGTGGGCTTTCTCCACCAGTTTTCCATGGCGGATCAAGTCTTCTCGGCGGTGACCTTCGCAGAACAACTCGCGTCCGCTTTCGTCAAGGATGTAATCGCGCATTGTGTCTTTGTTCCAACCGTCTTCCGATATTGGAGTGGTGTTCACCCGGTTCCTGATTTGGTTGACCAAGCCCACCACTTCGGCGGTCGGGCCATTCAGCTCGTTGAGCGCTTCGGCCCGGGCTAAAAGTACGCCAGCGTAGCGGTAACGGACGATGTCGTTGCCGGAGAAGTTGCCCAAATGGTCCGGATCTTCACGATACTTCTTCGGATTGGCACCGATGGCTTTGGTGTGATCCACCGTCCGGTAATCCACCTCGTTTCCGTCCGTATCGGTGTAGTAACGGATCAGCGCGTCGCCTAAGCGGTCGTCGTTACCTTCCTCGTATTTGTCGTAAAATTCCCAAGGCGTTTTCAGTCCGCCCCACACGTTCATGTTTACGCCTGTTACCGATCTGTATTTCGGTTTTTGCGGCAACACACAAGCGAACCAAGATGTCCCGTAACCGTCGGCGATTTTCGGAATGGCCAAGATCACTTCCGTATTGCCATTGCCTTCGGTTGCTGTGCTAAACACGTCGTTGTAGTTATCCAACAAAGCATAAACACCGAGCGCCTGAATCTCCGCAGTAATTTCGGCCACCTTCGCAAAGTTTTTTTCATGAAGATAGAGCCTCATCAACATAGTCATCGCCGCGCCCTTGGTGATTCGGCCATAATCTTCCTCTCCGCTATATTCGACAGGGAGCTTAGCGATAGCCGCTTTCAGTTCCGTCTCTATAAACCCGATCACGGATTCGGCCGTAGGCCTTTCCTCCTGATGTATTTTGTTGATATCCGTGGCCACTTCTATATCGGTAACCAAGGGCAAAGGACCGTACATATCATAGACCTGATAAGCGAAATAGGCCCGAAGCGCTTTTACTTCCGCAATGGACCTCTGCTTTTTGTTCTCGTCAGAAATCTCTGTGTTTTCCAACAAGTCCAAAAGGAGCGTCGCTTTGGTTACGCCTTTCGTGTAGTCCTTGTACAAGTCCCAGACAAATCCGGTGTTCTCGTCCCAAAGGAAGCGGTCTTTCTGTTGCCAACCGCCACCCCAAGCCGAAATCAGCTCATCGGTACACAAAGTGTTTACTACGATATGCCTATTATCGATGTAACTATGCATCCATGTTGTCCCGAAATCATTGTAGATGGCCGTGATGGAAGCCTCCACATCCTCTACGGACTTGGGAAAGTTATCGGGCGTAAGCTGGTTGAAGTTTTCCGGCGTAAGGTCGTCGCATGACGTAAACGCCAAACCAACCGCAAGCAGAGCCGTAGCCGTTCTATTTAAAATATTTCTCATCGCTCAAAGATTCTAGAATTGGATACTAGCGCCTACGGTCACCGTAAACGGGAAAGGATATGCTGCCCACGAGTCTGTTTCCGGATCGCCAGTGTCATAGTTGCTGAATACGGCCACGTTGTTCATGTCCACAAACATCCGGGCGCTTTTTACCAACCTGCTTCCCGAAAGCAGATCGTTGAAAGTGTAGCCCAACGTGATGTTCTTCAGACGAATGAAGTCGACATTGGTCCTGTAAAAGTCGGAGTTGCCCGAGTAAGTGGTTTTGATACCGCTTGGCAATGTGCCTCCAAGGTTTTCGGAACTCCACGCGTCGTAGGTCAAATCGTTGGAGTTGTTTTCCCGCTGAAGAATGCCGAGGTTACGCATATTGTCGTCGTAGCGGTCACGATCCAAACTTCCGTACATGTAAATGCTTAGGTCAAAGTTCTTGTACTTGAAATTGTTCGTGATACCGATATTCAAATCGGGCCGGCTAGTGCCTAGCAAAACACGGTCGGCGTCGTTGATTTTTCCGTCCGGCTCGCCGGTCAGGTTACCGTCTTCGTCCAGGCCGTTAATGTCTTTCACTTTTATCTCGCCCGGAATCAGTCCCGGGTTCGGGCCGAACTCTTCGCCTATGGCCACCAGACCGTCGCTCAAATAACCGAATTTGGCACCCAACGGATCGTCTTCGCTTTCATACACTTTTAGGATAACCTCCGGGTTACGCGTTTTCCAACGGTCTTCGTAGTGTCCCAAAGTCACGCTTGTGTTCCATTCCAACTCGCCTTTCAGGTTTTGGGTATTCAAAGTAAGTTCCCAACCTTGGCTTTGCGTAGACCCGATATTAGCCGCCACTTGGTTAATAGGAAGGTAAGAGGCCAAAGTACGCTTCGAAAGAAGGTCGTCCACCGTCTTGCGGTATACTTCGAAAGTAGCGTAAACGCGGTCATCGAAAAGGCCTATGTCTATACCCAAATTCACTTCCGTGGTGGTTTCCCATTTCAGGTCCGGATTAGCCAATGACGTTTGTTCCACGCCTTTCACTATTTTGTTTCCGAAGCCGTAAGACGATCCTACCGAGTAGTACGCGAAGGCGTTTCCTCCAATATTCGAGTTACCGATCTGACCGTAGCTGGTTCTCACTTTAAGGTCGGAGAAAATGCCTTGGTCTTTCATGAAATCCTCTTCGATAACCCTCCACGCCAAAGCCGCCGACGGGAAATAGCCCCACTTATTGTTCTCGCCAAAACGGTCGGAACCGTCCGCGCGCATGGTCAAGGTCAACAGGTAACGGCTCTTCCAGTTCAGATTCAGCCTTCCGAAATAAGAACGGAAACGGGTAAGTGATTTTTCGCTCTTTACGCCCGGACGATCAGCTTGCCCTGAGCCCAAGTTGTTGTACAGGAATTGGTCAGTGATAAAATCGTTGTTGTCCAGATACTGGGACTCAAAATTAAACTCTTCTTCCGAATAGCCGGCTACGCCACTCAGGGCCAATTGGCCAATTTCCTTGTTGAACGAGGCCGTCAATTCGAAAAGATGATTGTAGCGCTCGATCTGGCTTATGCTTCCGAAGCCCTTTTGGTTTGCGCCATACAAAAACGACTTGGGCAGGTAACGCTTCCTTTTACCCATATTATAATCGATTCCGTACTTCGCTTTCAACCCCAACCAGTCGGTAACCTGATATTGAATATCCGCACTGGTCAACAACTTGTAAGTGTTGGTATTGTCGGTCACTTCCATGAACGATACCGGATTCGGAATCGTCGGACGTTCGGGGTTGAGGTTATAGTTGCCTTCGGCGTCTTTGGGAGCGATAAAAGTAGGAAACTGAAAGGCTGAGGAAATCATGCCCGATCCGTCGTTAATGCCTCCCATCTGCGAGTTGGCATTTTGGATCAGCGAGCCGGTAGTG
It encodes the following:
- a CDS encoding glycosyl hydrolase 115 family protein, yielding MSRKTSQPVALTLMADYNRNNFINSPKNGTAMLKKIFLVCFLATALCHGSFGQGLRLGAGGFPVVAEGLATGILSDPGEREVVRTAISMFRDDMRAVTGLSPKVLASEAELSGTSIIVGTLRSPLIKKLATSGKLDTLALSGKWESYTLSQVDKPFGKPGKALVVCGSDRRGVAYGLLEISRTAGVSPWAWWADVTPERRKNVRLAGLPYLSKEPDVKFRGIFLNDEDWGLQPWAAKTFEPETGDIGPKTYAKIFELLLRSRANLIWPAMHHCTKAFYHYPKNKEVADKYGIVVGTSHCEPMLRNNVDEWKRDGKGSYNFVSNKDNVNAYWESRVEETKRYESVYTMGMRGLHDGHMSGAKGDSDGARILNEVISSQRSLLSKHVDAEASKVPQAFIPYKEVLNIYDKGVTLPEDITLMWCDDNYGYLRRVSNDAERKRSGGAGVYYHLSYWGTPHDYLWLSSTAPSVLWYEMRRAYDNDVRNIWVFNVGDIKPAEYNMSFALDLAYDISVANAGDIYGHMRQWNADMFGQENADELTAVMKEYYRLAFIRRPEFMGWNRVEPKTPVKDTGFNFFEAGDEAESRLAEYGSLRARVEALKKKVPALRQDAFYQLVEYPVVAAGLMNRKMVYAHKARFYAKQGLPVANDYAGMSQQAYDSIRLMTKYYNKEMLNGKWDKMMSEAPRGLAVFRKPVLPEAVKATAAGVSVYAEGNAKAVESGASVREVTVSQSRFVELVANDGKSVKWKAKAPKWIRLEESKGEFEESKRIWLSLDQSKAKGNPEGKLTIEANGQKIILNVTGRAGRRTLSAENPYLGFAAADYAKGKGQWITVEGLGHSQKGLTPTDQQVLKNIEVVDRAPYTEYVFRSEGDLKAKVSVRCLPTHPLRYGDKLRVAIQIDGQQPEILSVRTKGRSRTWQANTFRNQATAELLTDLPAGEHTVRVYVLDPNLVLDQVMVSEESAPALYEVPVEPTYERL
- a CDS encoding glycoside hydrolase family 2 protein → MRRLLHNYFIILLLFFGIWSCKPAPTIQGRENMNFNKNWTFTKAQPKGDSWKTAGFDDSKWDQVMIPHTMQVEELVMKRQWQGKGRYRKTFSLPQERKGQNVLLRFEGVMTVADVWLNGQKLGRHEGGFLPFVYDITPHAKFGEENILALTVDNNDNPEVPPGKPISKLDFASYGGIYRNVNLIFREPLHITEDVEINRIGGGGITATFPEASEKQALVSAKANIRNTGKEKRRFTLKNTLLENGRAVSSANTENLDLASGQDLNFTTEMTVDKPNLWSPENPHLYTLRTEVLENGKPVDMVETRIGIRRIGFDGERRFLINGKPTYLRGANRHQEYPYVGYAISPEADYRDAYKIKQGGFDFIRLSHYPHSPAFMDACDELGIVVMNCIPGWQFIGNDKFKDLAVRDVREMIRRDRNHACAMIWETSLNESWQDETMRKRFNDAAKEELPGDQNITSSWQEGDFDMFVEARQHGGCQYDRKGVHRPLNAPVLDNKPSIVSEYGDWEYYAQNHGFHQTEFKGLKKEHRNSRQPRGAGEVRLIQQAFNYQEAHNDNLRSRATGDAIWVMYDYNRGYSPDLEHSGPMDIFRLPKFAYRFFQSQRDASENVKDQPHGPVLHIASYWTEKSKPHVRVYANADEVELFLNGKSIGKRKADTDEASTELNYPPFSFDLNKFVPGELKAVSYLKGKKQAETSVRTPGKASKLSLTADISGKKFKPESGDMIFVYATITDANSTTVPDAQNEITFSVEGPAKIIGQNPIKAEAGIIGALVRGTGKAGTITVSAKSVGLKSGKITL
- a CDS encoding TonB-dependent receptor, with translation MRKYYDALFSYRASGVWSLILGLALLLIFLPARTEAAGTYAQETKLNLNRKGISIKEAIETIEKSTEFYFFLKYDGAVLNKKIDVNFKDATIYTVLKGLLKGTNLTYKIVDKYVAIVPKNEAVKAPQDRTLKGKVTDKKGEGLPGVSVGIKGTAIGVVTDLEGKYALKLPLGAETIQFTFVGMKTQEVALGNRSVIDVVLEEDLIGLDEVVVVGYGVVKKSDLTGAVASVKADELPEAATTSVMHMLSGKVAGLQVQQNSAQPGGGVSVLIRGAASTGAGNSPLYIIDGFPVNTSNVEPDGGYSYGSRNPLNAINPNDIESIEVLKDASATAIYGARAANGVVLITTKNAEKGSLEIGYDFRFGVQESKNDWNLLNAQELMRVRNHGYREYYRYQNNFHPYGDKGEVPDGDFPGLFTEEEIQNAENFDYVDMITRTGKIVEHNVTLKSGTDKTKIFTSFNYFDQEGLVKNLDLTRYSGRINMDQELAKNLTFGIRTTGSLIQNANSQMGGINDGSGMISSAFQFPTFIAPKDAEGNYNLNPERPTIPNPVSFMEVTDNTNTYKLLTSADIQYQVTDWLGLKAKYGIDYNMGKRKRYLPKSFLYGANQKGFGSISQIERYNHLFELTASFNKEIGQLALSGVAGYSEEEFNFESQYLDNNDFITDQFLYNNLGSGQADRPGVKSEKSLTRFRSYFGRLNLNWKSRYLLTLTMRADGSDRFGENNKWGYFPSAALAWRVIEEDFMKDQGIFSDLKVRTSYGQIGNSNIGGNAFAYYSVGSSYGFGNKIVKGVEQTSLANPDLKWETTTEVNLGIDIGLFDDRVYATFEVYRKTVDDLLSKRTLASYLPINQVAANIGSTQSQGWELTLNTQNLKGELEWNTSVTLGHYEDRWKTRNPEVILKVYESEDDPLGAKFGYLSDGLVAIGEEFGPNPGLIPGEIKVKDINGLDEDGNLTGEPDGKINDADRVLLGTSRPDLNIGITNNFKYKNFDLSIYMYGSLDRDRYDDNMRNLGILQRENNSNDLTYDAWSSENLGGTLPSGIKTTYSGNSDFYRTNVDFIRLKNITLGYTFNDLLSGSRLVKSARMFVDMNNVAVFSNYDTGDPETDSWAAYPFPFTVTVGASIQF
- a CDS encoding RagB/SusD family nutrient uptake outer membrane protein, producing MRNILNRTATALLAVGLAFTSCDDLTPENFNQLTPDNFPKSVEDVEASITAIYNDFGTTWMHSYIDNRHIVVNTLCTDELISAWGGGWQQKDRFLWDENTGFVWDLYKDYTKGVTKATLLLDLLENTEISDENKKQRSIAEVKALRAYFAYQVYDMYGPLPLVTDIEVATDINKIHQEERPTAESVIGFIETELKAAIAKLPVEYSGEEDYGRITKGAAMTMLMRLYLHEKNFAKVAEITAEIQALGVYALLDNYNDVFSTATEGNGNTEVILAIPKIADGYGTSWFACVLPQKPKYRSVTGVNMNVWGGLKTPWEFYDKYEEGNDDRLGDALIRYYTDTDGNEVDYRTVDHTKAIGANPKKYREDPDHLGNFSGNDIVRYRYAGVLLARAEALNELNGPTAEVVGLVNQIRNRVNTTPISEDGWNKDTMRDYILDESGRELFCEGHRREDLIRHGKLVEKAHELGRLDAAEHHVLFPIPRKLMDENPNITQNPGY